The Glycine soja cultivar W05 chromosome 4, ASM419377v2, whole genome shotgun sequence genomic sequence TAAAAATGAGGTGCGAGGGCCGGCCACATTGTTGGAGAGAGAGATGGGAAGGTCCCCTTGCTGTGAGAAAGCACACACAAACAAAGGTGCATGGACCAAAGAAGAAGATCATCGCCTCATTTCTTACATTAGAGCTCACGGTGAAGGCTGCTGGCGCTCTCTCCCCAAAGCCGCCGGCCTTCTCCGTTGCGGCAAGAGCTGTCGTCTCCGCTGGATCAACTATCTCCGCCCTGACCTCAAGCGCGGCAATTTCACCCTCGAAGAAGACCAACTCATCATCAAACTCCATAGCCTCCTTGGCAACAAGTAAGCATATCTATAACTATAACTATTCTTCAAAGTCCTATCTTTCTCATCATCACATTCCTCAATCATAGGTGGTCTCTAATTGCTGGAAGATTGCCGGGTAGAACGGACAATGAGATAAAGAATTACTGGAATACTCACATAAGAAGGAAGCTTCTGAGCAGAGGAATTGACCCTGCCACTCACAGGCCTCTCAACGATGACAAGGTATTGGAACGCTGCCCTGACTTGAACCTTGAGCTAACCATTAGTCCTCCCCgtcaacctcaatctgatcagcaTCACTTGAAGCCCGTTGGGAGAAACTCAAACCTTTGCTTTGCCTGCAGTTTGGGTTTGCAAAATAGCAAAGATCATTGTAGCTGTGCGCTCAACACTGCCAACGCTGCTTCTGGCCATGATTTCTTGGCCTTGAAAACCAGCGTTTTGGAAATGAAATGAGTCAAATTCATTTTGGAATCTTTCTtccctaattaattagttgttaATGGATGCAAATGATTGCCTGCCCAATTTCCTC encodes the following:
- the LOC114408399 gene encoding myb-related protein 308-like, which produces MGRSPCCEKAHTNKGAWTKEEDHRLISYIRAHGEGCWRSLPKAAGLLRCGKSCRLRWINYLRPDLKRGNFTLEEDQLIIKLHSLLGNKWSLIAGRLPGRTDNEIKNYWNTHIRRKLLSRGIDPATHRPLNDDKVLERCPDLNLELTISPPRQPQSDQHHLKPVGRNSNLCFACSLGLQNSKDHCSCALNTANAASGHDFLALKTSVLEMK